One genomic segment of Alkalicoccobacillus plakortidis includes these proteins:
- a CDS encoding CitMHS family transporter, with product MLTVIGLLIIITIVGLLMWGKISPVVGMVLIPVLGAFAAGFGPTEIATFFESGIGTVMNVVIMFIFAILFFGIMQDTGLFNPLISGLIKVSKGNVVTVATCTAVVGAIAHLDGAGATTFLFTIPALLPLYKQLHMSRYLLLLIVATSASVMNMVPWAGPTGRVASILGESPADVWRPLIPIQIIGLVMVIILAFFLGIREKRRIARKFANGEIKESDQHYSGSLAMQEQAATASEEEKSLLRPKLMIVNLVIMLLTVAALLEATWDPGLIFMIALSVALIVNYPNVNTQMERIKVHAPSALSMASVILAAGVFLGVIRETGMLEAIALSLVDILPGMVVPYLHIIIGLLGVPLDLLTSTDAYYFALLPIVDGITSQFGISTASASYAMLIGNVIGTFVSPFSPALWLGIGLAGAEMGKHIRYSFLWMWAFSIVLLLIAIVIGVV from the coding sequence ATGTTAACAGTTATTGGACTTCTTATTATTATTACAATTGTTGGTCTTTTGATGTGGGGGAAAATCAGTCCGGTTGTAGGTATGGTTTTGATTCCGGTGCTAGGTGCATTTGCTGCTGGTTTTGGTCCAACGGAGATTGCCACTTTTTTTGAATCAGGTATCGGTACAGTAATGAATGTTGTTATTATGTTTATTTTTGCGATTCTCTTTTTTGGGATCATGCAAGATACGGGGTTATTTAATCCTTTAATTTCTGGCTTGATTAAAGTTTCCAAAGGTAATGTCGTAACCGTTGCAACCTGTACAGCGGTCGTTGGTGCCATAGCGCATTTAGATGGAGCTGGTGCAACGACGTTCCTTTTTACAATTCCGGCACTTCTGCCGCTTTATAAGCAGCTGCACATGAGTCGTTACTTATTGCTTTTGATTGTGGCTACTAGTGCATCTGTTATGAATATGGTTCCTTGGGCCGGTCCAACTGGTCGTGTTGCATCCATATTAGGTGAAAGTCCTGCGGATGTTTGGCGTCCATTGATCCCAATTCAAATCATTGGGTTAGTGATGGTGATTATTTTAGCCTTCTTCCTTGGAATTAGAGAAAAACGTCGAATTGCTCGTAAGTTTGCAAATGGAGAAATAAAAGAATCTGATCAACATTATTCTGGAAGTTTAGCTATGCAAGAACAGGCTGCAACCGCGAGTGAAGAAGAAAAGAGTTTACTTCGACCAAAATTAATGATTGTCAACCTTGTGATTATGCTATTAACTGTAGCTGCGTTACTAGAAGCAACGTGGGATCCTGGTCTTATTTTTATGATTGCTTTAAGTGTAGCTTTGATTGTGAACTATCCAAATGTAAATACTCAGATGGAGCGTATTAAAGTACATGCGCCAAGTGCACTTTCAATGGCATCAGTTATTCTAGCAGCCGGTGTCTTCTTAGGAGTCATAAGAGAGACTGGGATGTTAGAAGCCATTGCTTTATCATTAGTTGATATATTGCCCGGAATGGTTGTACCGTATTTGCACATTATCATTGGGTTATTAGGTGTACCACTCGACTTATTAACAAGTACAGATGCTTATTATTTTGCGCTTCTTCCGATAGTGGATGGTATTACATCGCAATTTGGCATTTCTACAGCATCAGCGTCTTACGCAATGTTAATTGGGAATGTTATTGGGACGTTCGTGAGCCCTTTCTCTCCTGCATTATGGCTTGGAATTGGACTTGCTGGCGCAGAGATGGGCAAACATATTCGTTATTCGTTTTTATGGATGTGGGCTTTCAGTATCGTCTTACTCTTAATCGCCATAGTAATAGGCGTGGTCTAA
- a CDS encoding peptidoglycan D,D-transpeptidase FtsI family protein yields MGKKNKKRKHVPVRLNVLFLIVFLLFSALILRLGVVQIVQGEEYEKELTQTANQTARIDAPRGVMYDKYGHTVVDNEMELSITYTNPSEQSSTDKTKEMLRIANELVTMIDVETEKVTERDKKDYWYETTPEEDRQKLLDGIDTSDMSGAEQYQTIIDQIGDEQINYNEDDLKVIAIYREMIRGYAGSPQRIKRAVTENEAHKVSEHLDKMPGVDILRDSRRSYTYGDTFRSILGNTSTIQAEKIDAYLAKGYDRSDLVGNSYLEAQYEDLLRGQKAEINRSTTRSGSVTENTVDEKLGSRGNDLVLTIDMEMQQKLEETLETAVKSSFGAYLKNREAYAIMMNPQTGEIISMAGYNDDPARPDAVKVNDTGVLNNQFEMGSSVKAASVLTGFHTGVMSPNTVIQDKRLELPGGIEKSSVGPGMGPVTYLSALERSSNVYMFYIAMRMANYEYAPKKSFSNLTDLNNAYDEARYYFGQFGLGASPGIDLPSVATGYEGKNGDPGNLLDLFIGQYDTYTPLQMVQYISTIANDGARMRPHLVSEIREPSTNGEEGSIVTQITPEVLNQVDMSKEDIQLVKNGLRRVVYGERGTAARMRKGSDGVEKVNFNEQFPDMAAKTGTAQVSIYSTNDGNNQTLVGYMPADNPQVAFTVVVPGISKTYKPNVAQQIGSKMLNAYIDIDENREGPEDVETVLEDVDTDPEVE; encoded by the coding sequence ATGGGGAAAAAGAACAAAAAACGTAAGCACGTACCGGTTCGTTTAAATGTTTTATTTTTAATTGTTTTTCTTTTATTTTCAGCCTTAATCCTGCGTCTAGGTGTTGTGCAAATTGTTCAAGGTGAAGAATATGAAAAAGAATTAACTCAGACTGCCAATCAAACTGCACGAATTGATGCACCACGTGGCGTTATGTACGATAAATATGGCCATACCGTTGTTGATAACGAGATGGAGCTTTCAATAACATATACGAATCCAAGTGAACAATCGTCTACGGATAAAACAAAAGAAATGCTGCGTATTGCCAATGAACTAGTCACAATGATTGATGTAGAAACAGAGAAAGTGACGGAACGTGATAAAAAAGATTATTGGTATGAAACAACTCCGGAAGAAGATCGACAAAAGCTCCTTGATGGTATTGATACTTCAGACATGAGTGGTGCAGAACAATACCAAACCATTATTGATCAAATCGGAGACGAGCAAATTAATTACAATGAAGACGACTTAAAAGTAATCGCAATTTATCGAGAAATGATTCGAGGGTATGCCGGATCGCCACAACGTATCAAACGTGCTGTGACTGAAAATGAAGCTCATAAAGTGTCTGAACATCTAGATAAGATGCCTGGTGTCGATATTTTACGTGATTCGCGCCGCAGCTATACGTATGGTGACACGTTCCGTAGTATCCTAGGAAACACAAGTACCATTCAAGCTGAGAAAATTGACGCTTATTTAGCAAAGGGCTACGATCGCTCTGATTTAGTCGGGAATAGTTACCTAGAAGCACAGTATGAAGACCTCCTACGTGGGCAAAAAGCAGAAATCAATCGTAGTACAACGAGAAGTGGTTCAGTGACTGAAAACACAGTCGATGAAAAACTTGGTAGCCGCGGGAATGACCTCGTATTAACGATTGATATGGAAATGCAGCAGAAGTTAGAAGAAACACTTGAAACAGCAGTTAAATCTAGTTTTGGAGCTTATTTAAAGAATAGGGAAGCCTACGCCATAATGATGAATCCGCAAACTGGAGAGATTATTTCTATGGCGGGTTACAATGATGATCCAGCAAGACCTGACGCAGTTAAAGTGAATGATACTGGCGTTCTGAATAATCAATTTGAAATGGGTTCATCAGTAAAAGCAGCATCTGTACTCACTGGATTTCACACCGGAGTGATGTCACCAAACACGGTTATTCAAGATAAACGTTTGGAATTACCAGGAGGAATCGAAAAGAGTTCGGTGGGTCCTGGAATGGGACCAGTAACCTATTTATCGGCACTTGAACGTTCATCAAACGTTTATATGTTTTATATTGCAATGAGAATGGCAAATTATGAGTATGCACCTAAAAAATCGTTTAGTAATTTAACAGATTTGAATAATGCATATGACGAAGCTCGTTACTATTTTGGTCAATTTGGCTTGGGAGCTAGCCCAGGAATTGACCTGCCAAGTGTTGCTACTGGATATGAAGGGAAAAATGGTGACCCTGGTAATTTACTGGATTTGTTTATTGGGCAATATGACACGTATACACCGCTTCAAATGGTTCAATATATATCAACCATTGCTAATGACGGTGCGCGCATGCGACCACATCTAGTTTCAGAAATTCGTGAGCCTTCAACAAATGGCGAGGAAGGCAGTATAGTTACACAGATAACTCCTGAGGTGTTAAATCAAGTTGATATGAGCAAGGAAGATATTCAACTGGTTAAAAATGGTTTAAGACGTGTGGTTTATGGTGAGAGAGGTACAGCAGCTAGAATGAGAAAAGGAAGCGATGGAGTTGAGAAAGTAAACTTTAATGAGCAATTCCCTGACATGGCTGCAAAAACTGGAACAGCACAGGTAAGTATTTATTCAACAAATGACGGGAATAACCAAACTCTTGTAGGCTACATGCCTGCAGACAACCCACAGGTTGCATTTACGGTTGTGGTACCAGGTATTTCAAAGACATATAAACCTAACGTAGCACAACAAATCGGTTCAAAAATGCTGAATGCTTACATCGATATTGATGAAAATCGCGAAGGACCTGAAGATGTAGAAACAGTCCTTGAAGATGTAGATACAGATCCAGAAGTTGAATAG
- a CDS encoding nuclease-related domain-containing protein: MIIKKRSEPIRLLQLRSLKRRIVKNHPSYPKILEELSLREAGYRGERSLDYHLRFLNGRNFKFLHDVHLKSKEGHVFQMDSIVLCPQFIAILEIKNIAWNYLF, encoded by the coding sequence TTGATTATAAAAAAGCGTAGCGAACCAATTCGACTTTTGCAGCTTAGATCTCTAAAAAGAAGGATAGTTAAAAATCATCCTTCTTATCCGAAGATATTAGAAGAACTTTCTTTGAGAGAAGCTGGTTACAGGGGAGAGCGAAGTTTAGACTATCATTTACGTTTCTTAAATGGACGTAATTTTAAGTTCCTTCACGATGTTCACTTAAAATCAAAAGAAGGTCATGTGTTTCAAATGGATTCTATTGTTTTATGCCCTCAATTTATTGCAATCCTAGAGATAAAAAATATAGCTTGGAACTATTTATTTTAA
- a CDS encoding DUF1189 family protein has product MRFFTWFLKSLYHQQTILASRLRPTIHVLGHVCFTILFALLPYCLVLSVTIWSGFTHIENGLSNTEVDFTIKNGELHTDVHSIPYTDEVDPTFALFIDPTNQLSAEEMRQNGLLLQGREAFLQTDHFEQSLPYTLLGNDIQTKTDILNQIVSIKSFLPILFIILSVIIVSVMIGSAFLATSMMALIASLFFRQYPNIQYIHLWKIAAHVMPLPVITYAWLVVWMNDLSILLLVFALIGLYMYLLTKLPRKKE; this is encoded by the coding sequence ATGCGTTTCTTTACATGGTTTTTAAAAAGTTTGTATCATCAGCAGACTATTCTCGCTTCAAGACTTCGTCCCACAATCCATGTTTTAGGTCATGTGTGCTTCACTATCTTGTTTGCATTACTTCCATATTGTCTTGTTTTAAGTGTTACCATTTGGTCAGGATTTACCCATATTGAAAATGGATTATCAAATACTGAAGTTGATTTCACTATTAAAAATGGGGAATTACACACAGACGTTCATTCCATTCCATATACGGATGAAGTAGATCCTACTTTCGCCCTTTTCATTGACCCTACTAATCAGTTATCCGCTGAAGAGATGAGGCAAAATGGACTGCTGCTTCAAGGTCGAGAGGCCTTTTTACAAACAGATCATTTTGAACAGAGTCTGCCTTATACCCTTCTAGGTAACGACATTCAGACTAAGACAGATATTCTAAATCAAATCGTAAGTATCAAATCTTTTCTTCCCATTTTGTTTATTATTTTATCAGTCATCATTGTTTCAGTAATGATTGGTTCTGCGTTCTTAGCCACAAGTATGATGGCTCTAATAGCGTCATTATTCTTCCGTCAGTATCCCAATATACAATATATTCATTTGTGGAAAATCGCCGCCCACGTTATGCCTTTACCTGTCATTACATACGCATGGCTCGTTGTATGGATGAATGATTTATCGATATTACTCTTGGTATTTGCTCTAATCGGGCTATATATGTATCTCCTAACTAAACTTCCACGAAAAAAAGAGTAG
- a CDS encoding NfeD family protein, translated as MEWLNIASVGFIVIFLGTLFLFGELLVKARGLFALLGVGMTATYFLHHLTGDTGFWVVILYLIGIVLIILDGKLFSDGTVALIGVILMVVGLAIPAPTLVYGILVGMAFILGALSSLFFIKVFTRRQMWSKLTFKDRLTSERGYNSINMEYKELVGKKGKTMNSLRPTGTVNIEGQPYSATSGGQWIEAEQEVEVTSVDGTRILVSRAVESKEE; from the coding sequence TTGGAATGGCTTAATATAGCAAGTGTTGGCTTTATTGTAATCTTTTTAGGCACGTTGTTCCTGTTTGGTGAATTATTAGTTAAAGCACGTGGTTTATTTGCATTACTTGGTGTCGGAATGACAGCTACGTACTTTCTTCATCACCTAACGGGAGATACAGGTTTTTGGGTAGTGATTCTTTATCTTATTGGGATTGTCCTAATTATTCTAGATGGTAAGCTGTTTTCAGATGGTACGGTTGCGTTAATTGGTGTAATCCTAATGGTTGTTGGATTGGCTATTCCTGCACCAACTCTCGTATATGGTATTTTAGTTGGTATGGCCTTTATTTTAGGTGCCTTAAGCTCTTTATTCTTCATAAAGGTATTCACACGTAGACAAATGTGGTCAAAGCTTACCTTTAAAGATCGCTTAACAAGTGAGCGAGGTTATAACTCAATTAATATGGAGTACAAAGAGCTAGTAGGTAAAAAAGGAAAAACAATGAATTCACTTAGACCAACTGGTACAGTGAATATTGAAGGACAGCCTTATAGTGCAACAAGTGGCGGTCAATGGATTGAAGCGGAACAAGAAGTTGAAGTGACATCTGTTGACGGAACCAGAATTTTAGTTTCACGTGCTGTTGAATCTAAAGAAGAGTAG
- a CDS encoding DUF1002 domain-containing protein, with protein sequence MIKKLQKCTIVTLLLVLLVPAVAEADAVPGDIIVTLGADLSPGQREDLLEEMEVPDDVEIIEVTNEEEHVYLGDYISSTNIGSRALSSSKITMTGAGEGIDVESNNITWVSDKMYANALVTAGVEDADVYVTAPFDVSGTAGLTGLIKAYEVAAGIDIPEEQKQVANEEMVKTAELGESIGLEEATELINRVKEEIGNQDIESEDDIRALIERVANELGITLTDEELNGLVSLFMRMKDLDINWDQVQDQISKVRDNLGEFLNKDETQSFFSSFLDFINQIIDSIKGFFKS encoded by the coding sequence ATGATAAAAAAATTACAAAAATGTACAATTGTTACGTTGCTATTAGTACTACTTGTGCCAGCTGTTGCAGAGGCAGATGCTGTTCCAGGCGATATTATTGTGACATTAGGTGCTGACTTGTCGCCAGGACAGAGAGAAGACCTATTAGAAGAAATGGAAGTTCCGGATGATGTGGAAATAATAGAAGTAACAAATGAAGAGGAACATGTTTATTTAGGTGATTATATAAGTAGTACTAATATCGGAAGTCGTGCTCTGTCTTCCTCGAAGATTACAATGACAGGGGCAGGGGAAGGGATTGACGTAGAAAGTAACAATATTACGTGGGTCTCGGATAAAATGTACGCAAATGCGTTAGTTACGGCGGGTGTTGAGGATGCTGATGTTTATGTCACAGCACCATTTGATGTTTCCGGTACAGCTGGTTTAACGGGCTTGATAAAAGCATACGAAGTGGCTGCAGGTATTGATATTCCTGAAGAACAAAAACAGGTAGCAAATGAAGAAATGGTTAAAACAGCAGAACTTGGTGAATCAATTGGGCTTGAAGAAGCTACTGAACTTATAAACCGAGTAAAAGAAGAAATCGGGAATCAAGACATCGAGTCTGAAGATGATATCCGAGCGCTTATTGAAAGAGTCGCTAATGAGCTAGGTATTACATTAACGGATGAAGAGCTGAATGGACTAGTTTCATTGTTTATGAGAATGAAGGATTTAGACATTAACTGGGATCAGGTGCAAGATCAAATTTCAAAAGTACGTGATAACCTAGGTGAATTTTTAAATAAAGATGAAACGCAATCTTTCTTCAGCAGCTTTTTAGATTTCATTAATCAAATTATTGATTCAATTAAAGGTTTCTTTAAATCATGA